A single region of the Salvia miltiorrhiza cultivar Shanhuang (shh) chromosome 8, IMPLAD_Smil_shh, whole genome shotgun sequence genome encodes:
- the LOC130998208 gene encoding uncharacterized protein LOC130998208, whose protein sequence is MGRSIHESIILASEGVNCMDRSLYGKNLALKADIRKAFDTLHWGFLLQALSDFGWSLKLLRELDKACRSFIWTGSTLRKLSTSVNWEKTRAIKNKAELATSTVWNEVRQTIQELVVHSFYTIGLGDMIYFWRDNWLGYRIVDKLKIPDYMLPYFNQRISDCYNDDSWHFTVNFIVRFSKIAFDIIATPISGNKDERAWINSNFGDVTASTAFSHLRPSFSKVNWGSWIWGHFILVRRSLLVWRAIMGRLPTFDLCRCHGTLGPSRCILCCRDEETTDHILCSCSFTGAIWREFLGWYNTAAHIEDVGCFIIFAMNFEGGDQVRNLWRVGVVSLLWAIWMHRNDIIYNNMAPSKIHILKLVKVFIIEAASNFNLGSMNNSISDLLILRNLAVTGRPRQPPTQVSVFWSLPLPNWVKINTDGLIRESSIMHAGGVSRNAFNEVVGCYHFSVGHGAALEAKLLAIIIAMETAYWMGWSHVWFDSDSSFVVSLLHARASKVPWRFKARWK, encoded by the exons ATGGGTCGGTCAATTCATGAAAGCATTATCCTTGCTTCGGAAGGTGTGAACTGTATGGATCGGTCTCTTTATGGTAAGAATCTTGCGCTCAAAGCTGATATCCGGAAAGCCTTCGACACTTTGCATTGGGGTTTCCTTCTTCAGGCTCTTTCTGATTTTGG ATGGTCTTTAAAACTTCTCCGGGAATTAGATAAGGCTTGTCGTTCGTTCATTTGGACTGGAAGTACTCTACGCAAACTTTCTACCTCTGTTAATTGGGAGAAGACTCGTGCTATAAAAAACAAGGCGGAATTG GCTACCTCGACGGTCTGGAATGAGGTTCGGCAGACTATTCAAGAGTTGGTGGTGCACTCTTTTTACACCATTGGTTTAGGCGACATGATTTATTTTTGGAGAGATAATTGGTTGGGTTATCGTATTGTGGACAAGCTCAAGATTCCGGATTATATGCTCCCTTATTTCAATCAACGGATTTCAGATTGCTATAATGATGATAGCTGGCATTTCACGGTGAATTTTATTGTTCGTTTTTCTAAGATTGCTTTTGATATTATTGCTACTCCAATCTCTGGTAATAAGGATGAGCGAGCCTGGATTAATTCCAATTTCGGCGACGTTACCGCCTCCACGGCGTTCAGCCATCTTCGGCCTTCTTTCTCGAAGGTTAATTGGGGCTCCTGGATTTGGGGCCATTTCATTCTTGTGAGGCGATCCCTTTTGGTTTGGAGAGCTATCATGGGCAGATTACCAACTTTCGACTTGTGCCGTTGCCATGGTACTCTTGGCCCCAGTCGCTGCATTCTTTGTTGCCGGGACGAAGAGACTACGGATCATATTTTGTGCTCCTGCTCCTTTACAGGTGCGATTTGGAGGGAGTTTCTCGGCTGGTACAATACAGCGGCGCATATCGAGGACGTTGGTTGCTTCATTATCTTCGCCATGAATTTTGAAGGAGGCGATCAAGTTCGTAATCTTTGGCGTGTTGGTGTGGTCTCTCTTCTCTGGGCCATTTGGATGCATAGGAATGACATTATTTACAATAATATGGCGCCTTCTAAGATACATATTCTCAAGTTGGTTAAAGTTTTCATTATAGAAGCTGCTTCCAACTTCAATCTCGGCAGCATGAATAATTCCATCTCGGACCTTCTTATTCTGCGTAACTTGGCTGTCACCGGCAGGCCGAGACAGCCGCCTACTCAGGTTTCGGTCTTTTGGAGTCTGCCGCTCCCGAATTGGGTGAAGATTAATACGGATGGCTTGATTCGGGAGTCCAGTATTATGCATGCAGGTGGTGTTTCACGTAATGCTTTTAATGAAGTGGTGGGCTGTTATCATTTCTCTGTAGGTCATGGAGCTGCGTTGGAGGCGAAACTCCTAGCCATTATCATAGCTATGGAGACGGCTTATTGGATGGGGTGGTCTCACGTTTGGTTCGATTCGGATTCTTCCTTTGTGGTTAGCTTGCTCCATGCTCGGGCCTCTAAGGTTCCTTGGCGGTTCAAGGCGCGATGGAAGTAA